The following proteins are co-located in the Spinactinospora alkalitolerans genome:
- a CDS encoding TIGR03936 family radical SAM-associated protein produces MRFASHRDIARALERALRRARVPVAFSAGFTPHPKISYTGAAPTGVASEAEYFELTLTEPCDPEQVRVRLDDAMPAGIDVVGVVEAAAGGLADRLEASEWQVELPGVAPDDAAAAAAAFLAAGEIEVERLTKKGRRRFDTRSPVLRLDVDGCAATEQHETYAILRMVVRHTTPAVRPDDVVTGLRQVAGLAPPSSPLMTRLAQGPLDEASGVLADPFAADIAAAQSAGRGRAEDGGGAEGIAPLAEDAPRSSAPTRKRVT; encoded by the coding sequence ATGCGGTTCGCGAGTCACCGCGACATCGCCCGCGCGCTCGAACGCGCGCTCCGCCGGGCCCGGGTTCCCGTCGCCTTCTCAGCGGGGTTCACGCCTCATCCCAAGATCTCCTACACGGGCGCCGCTCCCACGGGGGTGGCGAGTGAGGCGGAGTACTTCGAACTCACGCTGACCGAGCCCTGCGATCCCGAACAGGTGCGTGTTCGGCTCGACGACGCGATGCCCGCGGGCATCGACGTCGTCGGGGTCGTGGAGGCCGCGGCGGGCGGTCTGGCCGACCGCCTGGAGGCATCGGAGTGGCAGGTAGAACTGCCGGGCGTCGCCCCCGACGACGCCGCGGCCGCGGCGGCCGCGTTCCTCGCGGCCGGCGAGATCGAGGTGGAACGGCTCACCAAGAAGGGCCGCCGCCGCTTCGACACCCGCTCGCCCGTCCTCCGCCTGGATGTGGACGGGTGCGCCGCAACGGAGCAACACGAGACATATGCCATACTTCGGATGGTCGTCCGGCACACGACACCTGCCGTTCGACCGGACGACGTGGTGACCGGCCTTCGACAGGTGGCCGGCCTCGCGCCGCCGTCATCACCACTGATGACCCGGCTGGCGCAGGGGCCGCTTGACGAGGCCTCCGGCGTGCTCGCCGACCCGTTCGCCGCTGACATCGCGGCGGCCCAGAGTGCTGGGCGGGGACGGGCCGAGGACGGTGGCGGGGCGGAGGGGATCGCCCCGCTCGCGGAGGACGCACCACGGTCGTCGGCGCCCACGCGAAAGCGCGTCACATGA
- the rpmA gene encoding 50S ribosomal protein L27, giving the protein MAHKKGASSSRNGRDSNAKRLGVKRFGGQAVKAGEILVRQRGTHFHPGDNVGRGGDDTLFALVAGQVEFGTRRGRKAVNIVPAPAPVPAE; this is encoded by the coding sequence ATGGCACACAAGAAGGGCGCATCGTCCAGCCGTAACGGGCGCGACTCCAACGCCAAGCGGCTCGGCGTCAAGCGCTTCGGCGGCCAGGCCGTCAAGGCCGGCGAGATCCTCGTCCGCCAGCGCGGCACCCACTTCCACCCCGGCGACAACGTCGGCCGCGGTGGCGACGACACCCTGTTCGCGCTCGTCGCGGGCCAGGTGGAGTTCGGCACCCGGCGCGGCCGCAAGGCCGTGAACATCGTCCCGGCCCCTGCCCCGGTTCCCGCGGAATAG
- the obgE gene encoding GTPase ObgE, producing the protein MPDFVDEAVLHIKAGDGGHGCASVHREKFKPLGGPDGGNGGRGGDVVLEVDTNTATLLEYQRRPHRKAGNGTPGQGGHRSGANGAELVLAVPDGTVVTTTAGEVVADLVGPGTRLVIAQGGNGGLGNAALASPRRKAPGFALKGEAGEEIDVRLEIKTIADVGLVGFPSAGKSSLIAALSAARPKIADYPFTTLIPNLGVVEAGATQFVVADVPGLIPGASEGKGLGLAFLRHVERCSTLVHVLDCATYEQGRDPISDLEVIEAELAAYGERTEVDLSDRPRIVVLNKIDVPEARELAEFVQPMLEERGLKVIRVSAASREGLRELSFAMGEQVAAARAARPPAEPTRLVLRPREIGEIPFEVVPLGDNTFRVRGDKPARWVRQTDFSNDEAVGYLADRLNRLGIEDALAKAGAVEGAEVYIGDEDDSVVFDWDPTVDVDQAPTGPRGTDSRLG; encoded by the coding sequence ATGCCCGACTTCGTCGACGAAGCGGTCTTGCACATCAAGGCCGGTGACGGCGGGCACGGCTGTGCCTCCGTGCACCGGGAGAAGTTCAAACCGCTGGGCGGGCCCGACGGCGGCAACGGCGGCAGGGGCGGCGACGTCGTCCTGGAGGTCGACACCAACACCGCGACCCTGCTGGAGTACCAGCGTCGGCCGCACCGCAAGGCCGGCAACGGCACGCCGGGCCAGGGCGGCCACCGCTCCGGGGCCAACGGCGCGGAGCTGGTGCTCGCCGTGCCCGACGGCACGGTCGTGACGACCACGGCCGGCGAGGTCGTCGCCGACCTGGTGGGGCCGGGGACCCGGCTGGTCATCGCCCAGGGCGGCAACGGCGGCCTGGGCAACGCCGCGCTGGCCTCGCCCAGGCGCAAGGCCCCGGGGTTCGCCCTGAAGGGCGAGGCCGGCGAGGAGATCGACGTCCGCCTGGAGATCAAGACCATCGCCGACGTCGGCCTGGTGGGCTTCCCCAGCGCGGGCAAGTCCTCGCTGATCGCGGCGCTGTCCGCCGCGCGGCCCAAGATCGCCGACTACCCGTTCACCACGCTCATCCCCAACCTCGGCGTGGTGGAGGCCGGAGCCACCCAGTTCGTGGTCGCCGACGTCCCCGGACTGATCCCCGGCGCCAGCGAGGGCAAGGGGCTGGGCCTGGCCTTCCTGCGCCACGTCGAGCGCTGCTCGACGCTGGTGCACGTGCTGGACTGCGCCACCTACGAGCAGGGCCGCGACCCGATCTCCGACCTGGAGGTGATCGAGGCCGAGCTGGCCGCCTACGGCGAGCGGACCGAGGTCGACCTGTCGGACCGGCCGCGCATCGTCGTGCTCAACAAGATCGACGTGCCCGAGGCCCGCGAACTCGCCGAGTTCGTCCAGCCGATGCTGGAGGAGCGGGGGCTGAAGGTCATCCGGGTCTCGGCGGCCTCAAGGGAGGGCCTGCGCGAGCTGTCCTTCGCCATGGGCGAGCAGGTGGCCGCGGCGCGCGCCGCCCGGCCCCCGGCCGAACCCACCCGCCTGGTGCTTCGTCCGCGCGAGATCGGGGAGATCCCGTTCGAGGTGGTCCCGCTCGGCGACAACACCTTCCGGGTGCGCGGCGACAAACCGGCCCGCTGGGTGCGCCAGACCGACTTCTCCAACGACGAGGCCGTCGGCTACCTCGCCGACCGGCTGAACCGCCTCGGCATCGAGGACGCCCTGGCCAAGGCCGGTGCCGTCGAGGGCGCCGAGGTCTACATCGGCGACGAGGACGACTCCGTGGTCTTCGACTGGGACCCCACGGTCGACGTGGACCAGGCCCCGACCGGCCCGCGCGGCACCGACTCCCGGCTGGGCTGA
- a CDS encoding TIGR03960 family B12-binding radical SAM protein, translating to MPIESVFPRLEALLPSVQKPIQYVGGELNSVVKDWDETEVRWALMYPDAYEVGVPNQGIQILYEVLNEREGVLAERSYAVWADLEKLMREHGVPQFTVDAHRPVGAFDVFGISFASEMGYTNMLTALDLAGIPIRAADRGEDHPIVLAGGHSAFNPEPIADFLDAVVLGDGEEIALAVTEVVREWKREGRPGGREGLLLRLAAGGGVYVPGFYDVGYLSDGRIEKYAPNRPGVPWQVQKHTVMDLDDWPYPKNPIVPLAESVHERYSVEIFRGCTRGCRFCQAGMITRPVRERSKDAVGQMVEQGVKSSGFQEVGLLSLSSADHSEIGDIAKGLADRYEGTNTGLSLPSTRVDAFNIDLANELTRNGRRSGLTFAPEGGSERMRRVINKMVTEADLIRTVTAAYAAGWRQVKLYFMCGLPTETDEDVLAIADLAREVIRTGREVTGRKDIRCTVSIGGFVPKPQTPFQWAGQTSHEVVDARLHKLKETLRADRRYGKSVGLRYHEGRPSVIEGLLSRGDRRVGRVVEAVWRDGGRFDGWSEHFSYERWAACAEAALADEPVDVDWYTVRERDADEVLPWDHLDAGLDRDWLWQDWQDALHGEESLEVDDCRWTPCYDCGVCPSMGTEIQVGPADRSKLLPLTVV from the coding sequence ATGCCCATCGAATCCGTCTTTCCGCGTCTGGAGGCGCTCCTGCCCAGCGTGCAGAAGCCGATTCAGTACGTGGGCGGGGAACTCAACTCCGTCGTCAAGGACTGGGACGAGACCGAGGTCCGCTGGGCCCTGATGTATCCGGACGCCTACGAGGTGGGCGTGCCCAACCAGGGCATCCAGATCCTTTACGAGGTCCTCAACGAGCGCGAGGGCGTGCTCGCCGAGCGCAGCTACGCCGTCTGGGCCGACCTGGAGAAGCTCATGCGCGAGCACGGGGTCCCCCAGTTCACCGTCGACGCCCACCGGCCGGTCGGCGCCTTCGACGTGTTCGGCATCAGCTTCGCCAGCGAGATGGGCTACACCAACATGCTCACCGCGCTGGACCTGGCCGGCATCCCGATCCGCGCGGCCGACCGGGGCGAGGACCACCCGATCGTGCTGGCCGGCGGGCATTCGGCGTTCAACCCCGAGCCGATCGCCGACTTCCTCGACGCCGTCGTGCTCGGCGACGGCGAGGAGATCGCGCTGGCCGTCACCGAGGTCGTCCGCGAGTGGAAGCGCGAGGGGCGCCCCGGCGGGCGCGAGGGGCTGCTGCTGCGCCTGGCCGCCGGCGGCGGCGTGTACGTGCCCGGCTTCTACGACGTCGGCTACCTCTCCGACGGCCGGATCGAGAAGTACGCGCCCAACCGGCCGGGCGTGCCGTGGCAGGTGCAGAAGCACACCGTCATGGACCTCGACGACTGGCCCTACCCCAAGAACCCGATCGTGCCGCTGGCGGAGTCGGTACACGAGCGCTACAGCGTGGAGATCTTCCGCGGCTGCACCCGCGGCTGCCGGTTCTGCCAGGCCGGCATGATCACCCGCCCGGTGCGCGAGCGCAGCAAGGACGCCGTCGGACAGATGGTCGAGCAGGGGGTGAAGTCCTCCGGTTTCCAGGAGGTCGGCCTGCTGTCGCTGTCCAGCGCCGACCACAGTGAGATCGGCGACATCGCCAAGGGGCTGGCCGACCGCTACGAGGGCACCAACACCGGCCTGTCCCTGCCCTCGACCCGGGTCGACGCCTTCAACATCGACCTGGCCAACGAGCTCACCCGCAACGGGCGCCGCTCCGGCCTGACCTTCGCCCCCGAGGGCGGCAGCGAGCGGATGCGCCGGGTGATCAACAAGATGGTCACCGAGGCCGACCTCATCCGCACCGTCACCGCGGCCTACGCCGCCGGCTGGCGGCAGGTGAAGCTGTACTTCATGTGCGGCCTGCCCACCGAGACCGACGAGGACGTGCTCGCGATCGCCGACCTCGCCCGCGAGGTCATCAGGACCGGTCGCGAGGTCACCGGCCGCAAGGACATCCGCTGCACGGTCTCCATCGGCGGGTTCGTGCCCAAGCCGCAGACCCCGTTCCAGTGGGCCGGGCAGACCTCGCACGAGGTCGTCGACGCGCGGCTGCACAAGCTGAAGGAGACGCTGCGCGCCGACCGCCGGTACGGCAAGTCGGTGGGCCTGCGCTACCACGAGGGCCGCCCCTCCGTCATCGAGGGCCTGCTCTCGCGCGGCGACCGCCGCGTGGGCCGGGTCGTCGAGGCGGTGTGGCGCGACGGCGGCCGCTTCGACGGCTGGAGCGAGCACTTCTCCTACGAGCGCTGGGCGGCCTGCGCGGAGGCGGCGCTGGCCGACGAGCCCGTCGACGTCGACTGGTATACGGTGCGCGAGCGCGACGCCGACGAGGTGCTGCCCTGGGACCACCTCGACGCCGGCCTGGACCGCGACTGGCTGTGGCAGGACTGGCAGGACGCGCTGCACGGCGAGGAGTCGCTGGAGGTCGACGACTGCCGCTGGACTCCCTGCTACGACTGCGGCGTGTGCCCGAGCATGGGCACCGAGATCCAGGTCGGTCCGGCCGACAGGTCCAAGCTGCTGCCGCTCACCGTGGTGTGA
- the rplU gene encoding 50S ribosomal protein L21 encodes MYAIVRAGGRQEKVSVDDVLNIDKVTDQIGSTVQWEPLLVVNDGKVISDAAELGGYQVTAEVLGEAKGPKINILKYKNKTGYKKRLGHRQKYTQVRITGIASK; translated from the coding sequence GTGTACGCGATCGTGCGAGCGGGCGGCCGACAGGAGAAGGTCTCCGTCGATGACGTCTTGAACATCGACAAGGTGACCGACCAGATCGGTTCGACGGTGCAGTGGGAGCCGCTGCTGGTCGTCAACGACGGCAAGGTCATCAGCGATGCGGCCGAGCTCGGTGGCTACCAGGTCACCGCCGAGGTCCTGGGCGAGGCCAAGGGCCCCAAGATCAACATCCTCAAGTACAAGAACAAGACCGGTTACAAGAAGCGCCTGGGGCACCGCCAGAAGTACACCCAGGTCCGCATCACCGGCATCGCCTCGAAGTAG
- the proB gene encoding glutamate 5-kinase, giving the protein MTRARRVVVKVGSSSLTTHDGRIDRDRIRELTDVLAARRAADVEIVLVSSGAVAAGMTPLGLVTRPRDLATQQAAASVGQGLLVAHYTRAFADHGLTAAQVLLTVDDMMRRAHHRNAQRTLTRLLDIGAVPIVNENDTVATHEIRFGDNDRLAALVAHLLRADALLLLSDVDALYDGDPSRPGTRRIAEVREPEDLEGVDIGSAGRRGVGTGGMVTKVESARIATEAGVPTILTSAANAGAALDGEPVGTFFAPARRRRPSTRQLWLAHATAGRGRVVLDPGAVRAVLGGRASLLPAGVIKVEGEFSAGDPVDLCDEDGRTVARGLVNYDAAEIPNLMGRSTRWLARELGPEYEREIVHRDGLVLLSRTPRRSAPAP; this is encoded by the coding sequence ATGACGCGGGCGCGCCGCGTCGTCGTCAAGGTCGGGTCGTCGTCGCTGACCACGCACGACGGCCGCATCGACCGCGACAGGATTCGGGAGCTGACCGACGTGCTGGCGGCGCGGCGGGCGGCCGACGTGGAGATCGTGCTGGTCTCCTCCGGCGCGGTGGCCGCGGGGATGACGCCGCTGGGGCTGGTCACGCGGCCGCGTGACCTCGCCACGCAGCAGGCCGCGGCCAGCGTGGGCCAGGGCCTGCTGGTGGCGCATTACACCAGGGCGTTCGCCGATCACGGCCTCACGGCCGCGCAGGTCCTGCTCACGGTCGACGACATGATGCGGCGCGCGCACCACCGCAACGCCCAGCGGACGCTGACCCGGCTGCTCGACATCGGGGCGGTGCCGATCGTCAACGAGAACGACACCGTGGCCACGCACGAGATCCGGTTCGGCGACAACGACCGGCTGGCCGCGCTGGTCGCGCACCTGCTGCGGGCCGATGCGCTGCTGCTGCTCTCCGACGTCGACGCGCTCTACGACGGCGATCCCAGCCGTCCGGGCACGCGCAGGATCGCCGAGGTCCGGGAGCCGGAGGACCTCGAAGGCGTGGACATCGGCAGCGCGGGCCGGCGCGGGGTAGGCACCGGCGGCATGGTCACCAAGGTGGAATCGGCGCGGATCGCCACGGAGGCGGGCGTGCCCACCATCCTGACGTCGGCGGCCAACGCCGGGGCCGCGCTGGACGGCGAGCCGGTGGGGACGTTCTTCGCTCCGGCCCGGCGGCGCAGGCCCTCGACCCGGCAGTTGTGGCTGGCGCACGCCACGGCGGGGCGGGGCAGGGTGGTCCTGGACCCGGGCGCGGTGCGCGCCGTGCTGGGCGGGCGGGCGTCGCTGCTGCCCGCGGGCGTGATCAAGGTCGAAGGCGAGTTCTCGGCCGGCGATCCCGTGGACCTGTGCGACGAGGACGGCCGGACCGTGGCGCGCGGCCTGGTCAACTACGACGCGGCCGAGATCCCCAACCTGATGGGCCGCTCCACCCGCTGGCTGGCCCGCGAACTGGGCCCCGAGTACGAACGCGAGATCGTGCACCGCGACGGCCTGGTGCTGCTGTCGAGGACTCCCCGCCGCAGCGCACCGGCCCCCTGA
- a CDS encoding Rne/Rng family ribonuclease — protein MLENEPSSGAEGTAGHTTEPNEPAPTESAATDASAQADTAAREKRARRRSAATRPAGPPPEPEPAPAAPVTVPATTAAADADAPVESVPAEAEPARESRRKTSRATRSAGAPKTTRTRTRKAKAADEAPAAADDAAAATGSEPAAAAESGDAAEPGDAAEQRSAAEERPTAESARPAEAPAGPAAVSFQPPMVLFQPPVPSERAETAPVRAEPEQESVDEAEDEETAPTAGEDAEDDRPSRRRRRRGGRGRGKSRGGDEGFDAESAGESKEPADERSGSTEIEQVEADSTDDDAGEDGGSSRRRRRRRRRSAGEGGEEAPGPDDPPNTVVRVREPRAAAPAQDEVQAVKGSTRLEAKKQRRREGREQGRRRAPIITESEFLARRESVKRDLVVRRNGERTQIAVLEDDVLVEHYVDRASHKSYVGNVYLGRVQNVLPSMEAAFVDIGKGRNAVLYAGEVNWDASGLEGQPKRIESALKSGQSVLVQVTKDPLGHKGARLTSQISLPGRYMVYVPDGSMTGISRKLPDKERARLKQILKKVMPDNAGVIVRTAAEGASEEELERDISRLAAQWNSIKRKSKSATAPALLNSEPDLTVRVVRDVFNEDFSSLVVSGDEAWSTVKEYVDYVAPHLAERLSHWSGERDVFEAYRIDEQIAKALERKVWLPSGGSLIIDRTEAMTVVDVNTGKFTGQGGNLEETVTKNNLEAAEEIVRQLRLRDIGGIIVIDFIDMVLESNRDLVLRRMLECLSRDRTKHQVAEVTSLGLVQMTRKRVGQGLLEAFSETCECCNGRGLHLSTEPVETKSGGGNGGNGNGRGKKKNKGGSEKAEKQEKADKADKAASSAEGSGGDAGSEEAKPAEQPPAEPEAAPAEPEKKTTRRSSRRKKEAAAAEPAATGGSEAESGAPEEAAGSAGADDGADGADSGAERPRRRRSRRSKSAAAAPESAVAEAG, from the coding sequence ATGCTCGAAAACGAGCCCAGCAGCGGTGCCGAAGGCACCGCGGGACATACAACTGAACCGAACGAACCGGCGCCGACGGAATCGGCGGCGACCGATGCGTCCGCGCAGGCCGACACGGCCGCCCGGGAGAAGCGGGCCCGGCGCCGCAGCGCCGCGACCCGCCCCGCCGGGCCGCCGCCGGAGCCCGAGCCGGCTCCCGCAGCGCCGGTGACCGTACCCGCCACGACCGCGGCCGCGGACGCCGACGCCCCGGTCGAGTCAGTCCCGGCCGAGGCCGAGCCGGCGCGGGAGAGCAGGAGGAAGACCTCGCGCGCCACGCGCAGCGCCGGCGCGCCCAAGACCACGCGGACCCGCACCCGCAAGGCCAAGGCGGCCGACGAGGCGCCGGCCGCGGCCGATGACGCTGCGGCCGCCACCGGGTCCGAGCCCGCGGCCGCCGCCGAATCCGGGGACGCGGCCGAGCCCGGGGACGCGGCCGAGCAGCGGTCCGCGGCGGAGGAGCGTCCGACCGCCGAGTCCGCCCGGCCCGCCGAGGCGCCCGCCGGTCCCGCCGCGGTGTCCTTCCAACCGCCGATGGTGCTCTTCCAGCCGCCGGTGCCGAGCGAGCGCGCGGAGACGGCCCCCGTCCGCGCCGAGCCGGAGCAGGAGAGCGTCGACGAGGCCGAGGACGAGGAGACCGCACCGACGGCGGGCGAGGACGCCGAGGACGACCGCCCCTCGCGTCGCCGGCGGCGCCGCGGCGGCCGCGGCCGGGGCAAGTCGCGCGGCGGCGACGAAGGATTCGACGCGGAATCGGCCGGCGAGTCCAAGGAGCCCGCCGACGAGCGCTCGGGATCGACCGAGATCGAGCAGGTCGAGGCCGACTCCACCGATGACGACGCCGGGGAGGACGGCGGCTCCAGCCGCCGTCGCCGCCGCCGTCGCCGCAGGTCCGCCGGTGAGGGCGGCGAGGAGGCCCCCGGCCCCGACGACCCGCCGAACACGGTGGTGCGGGTGCGCGAGCCGCGCGCCGCGGCGCCCGCCCAGGACGAGGTGCAGGCCGTCAAGGGCTCAACCCGCCTGGAGGCCAAGAAGCAGCGCCGCCGCGAGGGCCGCGAGCAGGGCCGGCGCCGCGCGCCGATCATCACCGAGTCGGAATTCCTGGCCCGCCGCGAGTCGGTCAAGCGCGACCTGGTCGTCCGCCGCAACGGCGAGCGCACCCAGATCGCGGTGCTCGAGGACGACGTGCTGGTCGAGCACTACGTCGACCGCGCCTCCCACAAGTCCTACGTCGGCAACGTCTACCTGGGCCGGGTGCAGAACGTGCTGCCCTCGATGGAGGCGGCGTTCGTCGACATCGGCAAGGGGCGCAACGCCGTGCTCTACGCCGGCGAGGTCAACTGGGACGCCTCCGGCCTGGAGGGCCAGCCCAAGCGGATCGAGTCGGCGCTGAAGTCGGGCCAGTCGGTCCTGGTGCAGGTCACCAAGGATCCGCTGGGACACAAGGGCGCCCGGCTGACCAGCCAGATCAGCCTGCCCGGCCGCTACATGGTCTACGTGCCCGACGGCTCCATGACCGGCATCAGCCGCAAGCTCCCCGACAAGGAGCGCGCCCGGCTCAAGCAGATCCTGAAGAAGGTCATGCCCGACAACGCCGGCGTCATCGTGCGCACCGCGGCCGAGGGCGCCAGCGAGGAGGAGCTGGAGCGCGACATCTCGCGCCTGGCCGCCCAGTGGAACTCGATCAAGCGCAAGTCGAAGTCGGCGACCGCCCCTGCGCTGCTCAACAGCGAGCCCGACCTCACCGTGCGCGTGGTGCGCGACGTCTTCAACGAGGACTTCTCCAGCCTCGTGGTCTCCGGCGACGAGGCGTGGTCCACGGTCAAGGAGTACGTCGACTACGTCGCCCCGCACCTGGCCGAGCGCCTGTCGCACTGGTCGGGCGAGCGCGACGTCTTCGAGGCCTACCGGATCGACGAGCAGATCGCCAAGGCGCTGGAGCGCAAGGTGTGGTTGCCCAGCGGCGGCTCGCTGATCATCGACCGCACCGAGGCCATGACCGTGGTCGACGTCAACACCGGCAAGTTCACCGGCCAGGGCGGCAACCTCGAGGAGACGGTCACCAAGAACAACCTCGAGGCGGCCGAGGAGATCGTGCGCCAGCTCCGGCTGCGCGACATCGGCGGCATCATCGTCATCGACTTCATCGACATGGTGCTGGAGAGCAACCGCGACCTCGTGCTGCGGCGCATGCTGGAGTGCCTGTCCCGGGACCGCACCAAGCACCAGGTGGCCGAGGTCACCTCGCTGGGCCTGGTGCAGATGACCCGCAAGCGGGTCGGCCAGGGGCTGCTGGAGGCGTTCTCCGAGACCTGCGAGTGCTGCAACGGCCGGGGCCTGCACCTGTCGACCGAGCCGGTCGAGACCAAGTCGGGCGGCGGCAACGGCGGCAACGGCAACGGGCGCGGCAAGAAGAAGAACAAGGGCGGCTCGGAGAAGGCCGAGAAGCAGGAGAAGGCCGACAAGGCCGACAAGGCCGCCTCCTCCGCCGAGGGCTCCGGCGGTGACGCCGGGTCCGAGGAGGCCAAGCCCGCCGAGCAGCCGCCGGCCGAGCCCGAGGCGGCGCCGGCGGAGCCCGAGAAGAAGACCACCCGGAGGTCCTCGCGCCGGAAGAAGGAGGCCGCGGCCGCCGAACCCGCGGCCACCGGCGGCTCCGAGGCGGAGTCCGGTGCGCCAGAGGAGGCGGCCGGGTCCGCCGGCGCCGATGACGGCGCCGACGGGGCCGACAGCGGCGCCGAGCGACCGCGTCGGCGCCGGAGCCGGCGGAGCAAGTCCGCCGCGGCGGCCCCCGAATCGGCGGTGGCCGAGGCGGGGTGA